In Pyrus communis chromosome 8, drPyrComm1.1, whole genome shotgun sequence, one genomic interval encodes:
- the LOC137741354 gene encoding indole-3-acetate O-methyltransferase 1-like, translated as MAPKGDNVVVSSIKLEKIFSMKGGKGESSYANNSQAQAIHARSMLHLLKETLDSVRLSSPEVPFVAVDLGCSSGSNTIYIIDVIIEHMTKRYEALGYDPPEFSAFFSDLPSNDFNTLFQLIPPMANHGGSMEETLAADNHRSYFAAAVPGSFYRRLFPSRSVDLFHSAFSLHWLSQVPESVLDKRSAAYNKGRVFIHGANESTAIAYKKQFQTDLASFLRSRAKELKKGGSMFLVCLGRTTVDPTDESGPGLLFGTHFQDAWDDLVQEGLITSEKRDSFNIPVYASSLQDFKEVVEADGSFTINKLEIFKGGSPLVVSEPDDAVEVGRALANSCRSVAGVLVDAHIGDHLGNELFSRVEKRGTSQAKELLEKLQFFHIVASLSLV; from the exons ATGGCTCCCAAGGGAGACAACGTCGTAGTTTCTAGTATAAAGCTCGAGAAGATATTTAGCATGAAAGGAGGCAAAGGAGAGTCCAGCTATGCCAACAATTCCCAAGCCCAG GCCATACATGCAAGATCTATGCTTCACCTGCTAAAAGAAACCCTAGACAGTGTGCGACTGAGCTCTCCAGAAGTGCCATTTGTGGCTGTGgatcttggatgctcaagcggAAGCAACACTATCTACATAATAGATGTGATCATCGAACACATGACCAAGCGCTATGAGGCCTTGGGATATGACCCCCCTGAGTTCTCGGCATTTTTCTCTGATCTCCCCAGCAATGACTTCAACACGCTGTTCCAGCTCATCCCTCCTATGGCCAACCACGGCGGCAGCATGGAGGAAACGCTTGCCGCTGACAACCACCGCTCCTACTTTGCTGCTGCCGTCCCAGGTTCATTTTACCGGCGGCTCTTCCCATCGAGGTCCGTTGACCTTTTTCACTCGGCGTTCTCCTTGCATTGGCTCTCTCAG GTTCCAGAGAGTGTGCTGGACAAGAGATCAGCAGCCTACAACAAAGGAAGGGTGTTTATTCATGGGGCAAATGAGAGCACAGCTATTGCCTACAAGAAGCAGTTCCAGACAGACTTGGCAAGCTTTCTCAGGTCCAGAGCCAAGGAGCTCAAGAAGGGAGGCTCCATGTTTCTTGTCTGCTTGGGTAGGACCACAGTGGACCCCACTGACGAAAGTGGCCCAGGCCTTCTCTTTGGGACCCACTTTCAGGATGCTTGGGATGATCTTGTCCAAGAG GGACTTATCACTAGTGAGAAACGTGACAGTTTCAACATTCCTGTGTATGCATCAAGTTTACAAGACTTCAAGGAAGTAGTGGAAGCCGATGGCTCATTCACCATAAACAAGCTCGAGATTTTTAAAGGAGGAAGTCCCCTTGTTGTGAGCGAACCTGATGATGCTGTTGAAGTCGGTCGAGCCCTTGCCAACAGTTGTAGGAGCGTTGCTGGAGTCCTCGTCGATGCACACATCGGTGACCACCTTGGCAATGAGTTGTTCTCAAGGGTGGAGAAAAGGGGCACGAGCCAAGCCAAAGAGCTATTGGAGAAGTTACAATTCTTTCACATAGTGGCCTCACTTTCTCTTGTTTAA